One region of Aminobacterium colombiense DSM 12261 genomic DNA includes:
- a CDS encoding TrkH family potassium uptake protein: MKTYSSLRVERTIVAGFLSLIVIGTLLIWAFNLEGEHSIAVVDALFTATSAVCVTGLTVVDTGKDLTLLSQWVVLVLIQLGGLGVMTAATTLLLLFRQKIGIRQRLLFAGGLGLDTPAGAIKLLILILKMTVAIEVAGAVPLFIAFVRDYNPARALYLALFHSISAFCNAGFSPFSTGLQGYAHTFLVPATIMLLIILGGAGFLVLLGIARYMRRGEPLTPHCHLVIKVTGILIIGGAFLFLISDWNGAFRGLSPTLKVWNALFQSVTPRTAGFDTIRTANFTALGVFVTCLLMIIGASPGSTGGGVKTTTLGLLVYSALCEMRGRNNIVYANRNISFNNVRRALSLSLLYVSTVLLSIVLLSFTETAPFHTLIFEAFSAMGTVGLSLGITSSLSTMGKIILIMLMFWGRVGILTFMYVVITRETRDNVNYAATNIPVG; the protein is encoded by the coding sequence TTGAAAACGTATAGTTCTCTCCGAGTAGAGAGAACCATTGTAGCAGGGTTCCTATCGCTGATAGTGATAGGAACCCTGCTTATATGGGCCTTTAATTTGGAGGGAGAGCACTCTATCGCAGTTGTAGACGCTTTATTTACGGCGACATCTGCTGTTTGTGTTACAGGATTGACTGTTGTAGACACCGGTAAAGATCTGACGTTATTGTCTCAATGGGTTGTCCTTGTCCTTATACAACTGGGAGGACTTGGGGTTATGACTGCCGCTACGACCCTTCTACTACTTTTCAGACAAAAAATAGGGATACGCCAACGTTTGCTTTTTGCGGGAGGTCTTGGACTCGATACGCCGGCAGGAGCCATTAAGCTTCTTATCCTCATATTGAAGATGACTGTTGCAATAGAGGTGGCTGGGGCCGTCCCCCTTTTCATAGCATTTGTTCGGGACTACAACCCGGCGCGGGCTTTATATCTGGCTTTATTTCATAGCATTAGTGCTTTCTGCAACGCAGGTTTTTCTCCTTTCTCAACGGGCTTGCAAGGTTATGCTCATACTTTTCTTGTCCCCGCCACTATTATGCTTCTAATTATTTTAGGTGGTGCAGGCTTTCTTGTTCTTTTGGGAATAGCCCGATATATGAGAAGGGGTGAACCATTGACACCTCACTGCCACCTTGTCATAAAGGTTACAGGTATCCTGATCATTGGCGGAGCTTTTCTATTTCTTATTTCTGACTGGAACGGGGCATTTAGAGGACTATCTCCAACTCTTAAAGTATGGAACGCTCTTTTTCAGAGCGTCACCCCTCGCACTGCGGGGTTTGATACTATACGAACAGCGAACTTTACAGCTTTGGGGGTTTTTGTTACCTGCCTATTGATGATCATAGGGGCTTCTCCCGGCTCTACTGGTGGTGGGGTCAAAACGACGACCTTGGGACTTTTAGTCTATTCGGCTCTTTGTGAGATGAGGGGAAGAAATAACATTGTTTATGCTAATCGTAATATATCCTTTAATAATGTGCGCAGAGCTCTTTCGTTAAGCCTTCTGTACGTTAGTACCGTCCTTTTGAGTATAGTGTTATTGTCTTTTACGGAAACGGCTCCCTTCCACACATTGATCTTTGAAGCCTTCTCCGCTATGGGCACGGTGGGACTTTCATTGGGAATTACGTCGTCCCTTTCTACAATGGGTAAAATTATTCTTATAATGTTGATGTTCTGGGGAAGGGTTGGTATCCTTACATTTATGTACGTAGTAATAACTCGAGAAACACGGGATAATGTGAATTACGCTGCAACAAACATCCCGGTAGGCTAG
- the infC gene encoding translation initiation factor IF-3: MAKREAGEPRVNDEITVSEVLLIDDNGVKIGVTKIEDALRMAEERNLDLVEVAPQAKVPVCRILDYGKYRYQLQKKEKDARKKQKGQTLKEIKMRPKIDEHDYNFKVKAVMNFLKCGHRVKVSIFFRGREMAFLDKGRNVLARVVHDTESLGKVEAEPRMEGRYMRMMLTPLGPTKTKETNKQDKNQEEVEQSE, from the coding sequence ATAGCCAAAAGAGAAGCAGGGGAACCCCGCGTCAATGATGAAATCACTGTGAGTGAAGTGTTATTGATTGACGATAACGGAGTCAAAATAGGTGTCACCAAAATAGAGGATGCTTTACGTATGGCAGAAGAGAGAAATCTTGATCTAGTTGAGGTGGCTCCCCAGGCTAAAGTGCCAGTTTGCCGTATCCTTGATTATGGCAAATATCGTTATCAACTGCAGAAAAAAGAAAAAGATGCACGAAAGAAACAGAAGGGACAAACCCTAAAAGAAATCAAAATGCGTCCGAAAATCGATGAACACGACTATAATTTTAAGGTTAAGGCTGTTATGAATTTCTTGAAATGCGGACACCGGGTAAAAGTTTCTATTTTTTTCAGAGGTCGTGAGATGGCTTTCCTTGATAAAGGGCGCAATGTCCTTGCAAGAGTGGTTCATGACACAGAGAGTTTAGGCAAGGTAGAAGCAGAACCTCGTATGGAAGGTCGTTATATGAGAATGATGCTCACACCTTTAGGGCCGACAAAAACAAAGGAAACAAACAAACAGGATAAAAATCAGGAAGAAGTTGAACAGTCAGAGTAA
- the pheT gene encoding phenylalanine--tRNA ligase subunit beta — MLVSWNWLNGLVSIPASLEEVAEKLTLTGCEVEAITRPCERLSGVRVAQVIALEPHSRKNSLRVASLNYGEGAAVCVTAATNLKIGDLVPYGPSGAVLADGTVLGERDFDGVVSQGMMLSADEIGLPDIADESGILRLPSDAPVGKDVKKYLRLDDAVLDISITPNRGDLLSALGIAREVYALFPDVVGRKNFKNRSNEGMEWPVNFRSISLEDEGCRCYLLGLATDVKIEPSPLPIRILLSLMGMRPISNIVDATNLTMLLMGQPLHAFDLDRLPENEITVRSATPEEKIITLDGKERVLDPLDILITSGGSAIGIAGVMGGENTEICETTRNVVIESANFDAIRVSRTSRRLGLNSEAAFRYSRGVDPELVYPAMAYVISLLKKWGAATTEWEVLEATTGSISGREVVLTREKLNKLLLWDDLQESSQILGRLGIREVSKEKENMRIFKIPSYRPDISIEEDLIEEVARIRGYNDMPSRLPQKMSHPGERGAWTELQAGLRQIALARGYIEVVTYSFLSPSYIKLLRLPEDDERAHPFVLSNPLSADLSAMRTLMLPGLINALASSLRSGWREAVRLFELGRVFLRDSESDAGKKEVERLAGLIYPGRDIRNVYKECLVEDFMSVKSDVEAFLQSRGVNYILRLGAEPFGHGGQTAEICIGNEKVGYIARLKPSLEKELDMGSPIYAFEISLDPLIEDVHPLFCENPPYPAVHRDISLLVPENKEGKTVEDEIRSAAGSLLWNLRLFDVYKGHGVPEGSRSLAFSLAYRDMKRTLSDEEVDAVHNRVREEMASKGYTLR; from the coding sequence ATGTTAGTGTCCTGGAATTGGCTTAATGGCCTTGTATCTATTCCCGCGTCTCTTGAAGAGGTTGCGGAAAAACTTACTCTCACTGGTTGCGAAGTAGAGGCAATAACTCGTCCATGCGAAAGGTTATCAGGTGTGCGGGTTGCCCAGGTTATTGCTCTCGAACCGCATTCTCGTAAAAATTCCCTTCGAGTAGCCTCTCTCAATTATGGGGAGGGGGCAGCAGTCTGTGTCACAGCTGCTACCAATTTAAAAATTGGAGATCTTGTACCTTATGGGCCTTCAGGTGCCGTACTTGCTGATGGAACAGTGCTTGGAGAAAGGGATTTTGATGGTGTGGTGAGCCAGGGGATGATGCTTTCGGCTGATGAAATTGGTCTCCCTGATATAGCTGATGAATCTGGCATTTTACGCCTACCTTCGGATGCTCCTGTCGGAAAAGACGTAAAGAAATATCTACGCCTGGACGATGCGGTTCTTGATATCTCTATTACACCGAATAGAGGGGATTTGTTGAGTGCTCTTGGCATCGCCAGGGAAGTGTACGCTCTTTTCCCAGATGTTGTAGGCAGGAAAAACTTTAAGAATCGTTCAAATGAAGGTATGGAGTGGCCTGTTAATTTCCGCTCTATATCTTTGGAGGACGAAGGTTGTCGGTGTTATCTGTTGGGACTTGCTACAGATGTCAAGATCGAACCATCTCCATTGCCTATACGCATATTACTATCTCTTATGGGTATGCGCCCCATATCCAATATAGTCGATGCTACCAACCTGACCATGCTTTTAATGGGTCAGCCTCTCCATGCCTTTGATCTAGACCGTTTACCAGAGAACGAAATTACAGTTCGCTCTGCCACGCCAGAAGAAAAGATCATTACTCTTGACGGCAAAGAAAGAGTCCTTGATCCCCTTGATATTCTCATTACAAGTGGAGGATCAGCCATTGGTATTGCTGGAGTTATGGGAGGGGAGAATACTGAAATTTGTGAAACGACTCGCAATGTTGTCATAGAAAGCGCTAATTTTGATGCAATAAGGGTTAGCCGCACTTCTCGCCGCCTTGGGCTTAATAGTGAAGCGGCTTTCAGGTACTCAAGGGGAGTAGATCCAGAACTCGTATACCCAGCTATGGCCTATGTTATTTCTCTACTGAAGAAGTGGGGCGCCGCTACCACGGAATGGGAAGTCCTTGAAGCAACAACAGGATCCATCAGCGGCCGTGAAGTAGTATTGACCCGGGAAAAACTCAATAAACTATTGTTATGGGATGATCTTCAAGAGTCTTCTCAAATTCTTGGGCGTCTTGGTATCAGAGAGGTGTCAAAAGAAAAAGAGAACATGCGTATTTTTAAAATCCCTTCTTACAGGCCAGATATCTCAATAGAGGAAGATCTTATCGAAGAAGTGGCCAGAATTCGGGGATATAACGATATGCCAAGTCGTCTCCCTCAAAAGATGAGCCATCCAGGAGAAAGAGGGGCATGGACGGAACTCCAGGCAGGTCTGCGCCAAATAGCGTTGGCAAGAGGATACATTGAGGTTGTAACATACTCTTTCCTGTCACCGTCTTATATAAAACTTCTTCGGTTGCCGGAAGATGATGAAAGGGCACACCCCTTTGTCTTATCCAATCCTCTTAGCGCAGACCTTTCGGCAATGCGGACATTGATGCTTCCAGGCCTGATTAACGCTCTTGCTTCTTCACTCCGATCCGGGTGGAGAGAGGCTGTTCGCCTATTTGAACTGGGCAGGGTATTCCTGCGGGATTCAGAATCAGACGCGGGGAAAAAAGAAGTAGAGAGGTTAGCAGGGCTTATCTACCCAGGCCGTGACATACGTAATGTTTATAAAGAATGTCTAGTAGAAGATTTTATGTCTGTCAAAAGCGATGTAGAAGCTTTTCTTCAGAGCAGGGGCGTAAATTACATCTTAAGGTTGGGGGCAGAACCCTTCGGACACGGGGGACAAACAGCTGAGATATGTATTGGCAATGAAAAAGTTGGCTACATTGCCCGGCTTAAACCATCCCTTGAAAAAGAACTGGACATGGGGTCCCCTATATATGCTTTTGAGATATCCCTTGATCCACTTATTGAGGATGTCCATCCTTTGTTCTGCGAAAATCCGCCATATCCTGCTGTCCACCGGGATATATCTCTTTTAGTGCCTGAAAATAAAGAAGGAAAGACAGTAGAAGATGAAATTCGTTCAGCAGCAGGTTCTTTGCTTTGGAACCTTCGTCTTTTCGATGTGTATAAGGGCCATGGCGTTCCGGAAGGATCGCGCAGCCTGGCTTTCTCCCTTGCCTATAGGGATATGAAACGCACGCTTAGCGATGAAGAAGTTGATGCAGTGCATAATAGAGTAAGGGAAGAAATGGCGTCAAAAGGGTATACTCTTCGCTAA
- the rpmI gene encoding 50S ribosomal protein L35, translated as MPKLKSHSGAKKRFSSTGTGKFSYRKNGRGHLLTGKSRSRLRRLRKTGYVPETLAGDLKKLLPYS; from the coding sequence ATGCCTAAGTTGAAATCTCATTCAGGAGCAAAAAAGAGATTCTCTTCAACCGGAACAGGCAAGTTCAGCTATAGAAAAAATGGAAGAGGGCATCTTTTGACAGGAAAGAGCAGAAGTCGTCTTCGTCGTCTCCGTAAAACGGGGTATGTTCCAGAAACATTGGCTGGAGATCTAAAAAAGCTGCTTCCCTATAGCTAG
- a CDS encoding potassium channel family protein, whose product MAEKRKMVLVVGLGRFGLSLCEKLAAMGQYVVGVDADPAKVEAVADIIALAAQLDATDEDALIKVGAKEADIAVVTIGENIEASILATTIIKGFNIPLVVARAQTALHARVLSRVGAHRVIFPERDMGQKVAEQFVHPWLSSFSQLPGGDYLVGEVMPLREMLGKSLAELDFRKKYNAMVLLFDRKGSRFLPSADTVINKDDLLLIAGKKNDLDKLLLAIEEEREREGNGA is encoded by the coding sequence ATGGCTGAGAAAAGAAAAATGGTCCTTGTGGTTGGATTGGGACGTTTTGGCCTCTCCTTATGTGAAAAGCTGGCTGCTATGGGGCAGTATGTAGTTGGAGTTGATGCAGACCCGGCCAAAGTTGAAGCAGTAGCAGATATTATAGCTTTAGCAGCTCAGCTTGACGCTACTGATGAAGATGCTCTTATAAAAGTTGGGGCGAAAGAAGCGGACATCGCTGTCGTTACCATAGGAGAAAACATAGAGGCTAGTATTCTTGCAACCACTATAATCAAGGGGTTTAATATCCCCCTTGTTGTAGCTCGTGCTCAGACGGCACTTCATGCCAGAGTCCTTTCGCGGGTCGGGGCACATAGAGTTATTTTCCCAGAACGGGATATGGGGCAAAAAGTAGCGGAACAGTTTGTCCATCCTTGGCTTTCAAGTTTCTCTCAACTTCCGGGTGGAGACTATTTGGTGGGAGAAGTTATGCCATTGCGTGAAATGTTGGGGAAAAGCCTTGCCGAACTGGATTTTCGGAAGAAATATAATGCAATGGTTTTGCTTTTTGATAGGAAAGGGTCACGATTTTTGCCGTCGGCAGATACGGTTATAAATAAAGACGATCTCCTTCTTATCGCCGGTAAAAAGAATGATTTGGATAAACTTTTATTGGCCATTGAGGAAGAACGTGAAAGGGAGGGTAATGGAGCGTGA
- the pheS gene encoding phenylalanine--tRNA ligase subunit alpha: MSEIHNNIEKCRVEFLDQLEQASSADEIQDLKVKYLGKKGKVTSLLKTLGSLPPEKRPAVGQLVNKLRDEIEEQLSIRKTFLEEKEWEEAEQKEFIDVTLPSRGRTWGAFHPVAQVTIDVINILSGLGFSVALGPEIEDDFHNFEALNIPSFHPARDMQDTFYFDEKHLLRTHTSPVQVRSMLKYGAPLRIVCPGKVYRRDSDPTHSPMFHQLEGLLVDKDIAIADLKGCLEVLVNSIFGRPLKARYRASYFPFTEPSLELDVECVECSGKNPQCRICKGTGWLEIGGLGMVHPNVLRAGGIDPNVYNGFAWGMGLDRLALLKYKLTDLRVLFEGNVPYLLSGRCKSC; encoded by the coding sequence GTGAGCGAAATTCATAACAATATAGAAAAGTGTCGTGTTGAATTTCTGGATCAGCTTGAACAGGCCAGTTCTGCTGATGAAATTCAGGATCTGAAAGTGAAGTACCTTGGTAAAAAAGGGAAAGTCACGTCGCTTTTGAAAACTCTTGGATCACTGCCTCCAGAGAAAAGGCCAGCGGTGGGGCAGTTGGTCAACAAGCTGAGAGATGAAATAGAAGAACAGCTTTCAATACGCAAAACTTTTTTGGAAGAAAAAGAATGGGAGGAAGCAGAACAGAAAGAGTTCATTGATGTGACCCTCCCTTCTCGCGGCCGGACGTGGGGTGCTTTTCATCCAGTGGCACAGGTTACTATTGATGTCATAAATATCCTTTCAGGATTAGGCTTTTCTGTTGCTTTGGGCCCCGAGATCGAGGATGATTTTCATAATTTTGAGGCCCTTAATATTCCATCTTTTCACCCGGCAAGGGATATGCAGGATACTTTTTATTTTGATGAAAAACATTTGCTTAGAACACATACTTCTCCAGTGCAGGTTCGCTCTATGCTGAAATATGGGGCACCTCTTAGAATAGTATGTCCAGGAAAGGTCTATCGACGGGATAGTGACCCGACTCATTCACCCATGTTCCATCAGCTGGAAGGCCTTCTTGTGGATAAAGATATTGCCATTGCTGACTTAAAGGGATGCTTAGAAGTGCTGGTTAACAGTATTTTTGGTCGGCCGCTCAAAGCGCGATATCGAGCTAGCTATTTCCCATTCACCGAACCCTCTCTTGAACTGGACGTAGAGTGTGTTGAATGCTCTGGGAAGAATCCCCAGTGCCGTATTTGTAAAGGTACGGGCTGGCTTGAAATAGGCGGTCTCGGTATGGTTCACCCGAATGTTTTGAGAGCTGGTGGTATTGATCCTAATGTTTACAACGGCTTTGCCTGGGGAATGGGGCTTGATCGCCTTGCTCTGCTAAAGTACAAACTGACAGACCTCCGCGTTCTTTTTGAGGGGAATGTCCCCTATCTTCTTTCTGGGAGGTGCAAATCATGTTAG
- the rplT gene encoding 50S ribosomal protein L20, whose product MPRVKGGSVSNKKRKKLFSITKGYWGKKKNVYRRAREAFLKSLSRAYDDRKLKKRDFRRLWITRINAAARAQGMSYSSLIAGLKKAGIGINRKMLSELAINDMPAFAKLVEQARNALGQ is encoded by the coding sequence ATGCCTCGTGTTAAGGGTGGTAGCGTTAGTAATAAAAAAAGGAAAAAGCTATTTTCCATCACAAAAGGGTATTGGGGCAAAAAGAAGAATGTTTATAGAAGAGCGAGGGAAGCTTTTCTTAAATCTCTGTCTAGAGCCTATGATGACCGCAAACTGAAGAAAAGAGATTTTAGGCGTTTGTGGATCACTCGTATAAATGCGGCTGCGCGGGCCCAGGGGATGAGCTATAGTTCGCTTATAGCCGGACTTAAAAAAGCGGGCATTGGAATTAACAGAAAAATGCTTTCAGAACTGGCCATCAACGATATGCCGGCCTTTGCAAAATTGGTTGAACAAGCCCGTAATGCGTTAGGACAGTAG